The candidate division KSB1 bacterium genome includes the window CAACACAATTTTCTTTTTTGGCCTTATTGGGTCGTGCATAATTGAGAAAATCGTTTACGATTTTTTTTAAATTCTGGACCTCCTTTTTAATTTTCTCCGCTTCATTCATGGCTTTTTCATCTTTTAGTTCATTGGCCAGCAGTCCTGCAAACAATTCGATACCGCCTAATGGGTTCCTGATTTCATGGGCTACTCCGGCCAGCATCGCTTTTTGCCGGGTGTCTCTTTGGATAATCGCTCGCCGCATTTCTTCCATAGTTTGGCCCAAAAAACCGATTTCGTCTGAAGATTCAATTTGTATTTCGCTTTCATAATCTCCTTTGGTAATCTTCTGGGCTGCCGACTTCAAGCGGTTGATTGGCGTCGTTATTCTTTTAGAAAATAAGAATCCAATGAAAATAGATCCGGCCAGAACCGCTGTTCCTAAAATTAGGAGATCTCTCCGAACCGTTTGAATAGCCTCGAGGGTATGGGCGCTTGCTTCTAATGCCAAGGCCGCAACAACCTGCTCTGCTGATATAATGGGTGTAAAGCTTGTTTTGTACAGGCGGCCATCACTACCTTCGAAAAGAGTGGAATTGACTGTGCTCCCAGAGAACAACGCCTCAGTTTCTTCGGGTGTTATGGGTATAAAAATCAAGTCATTACCAATGGGTATTGAAGGATTTGTGTCCACAAATGTTTTTTTATTTTTAGAAAAGATATAAATTCTGCGGATATTGGTCTGGCTTTTGAAAGTTTCTAATTGTTCAAGTAGATTTTTGTAGGTGCGAGTTTCCTCGTCGCCCGGAAAAATATTCTGCAGGAGCTCGCCGTCAATTTGCAGTGCAATCGCTTTGGCCAAGCTTTCCAGTTTGTCCGCAAGCTCGTTATCGAG containing:
- a CDS encoding HAMP domain-containing histidine kinase, translated to MPTFSIRSHLLFLFTLQVIIIIFVGGFYLDWRLRQTLDNELADKLESLAKAIALQIDGELLQNIFPGDEETRTYKNLLEQLETFKSQTNIRRIYIFSKNKKTFVDTNPSIPIGNDLIFIPITPEETEALFSGSTVNSTLFEGSDGRLYKTSFTPIISAEQVVAALALEASAHTLEAIQTVRRDLLILGTAVLAGSIFIGFLFSKRITTPINRLKSAAQKITKGDYESEIQIESSDEIGFLGQTMEEMRRAIIQRDTRQKAMLAGVAHEIRNPLGGIELFAGLLANELKDEKAMNEAEKIKKEVQNLKKIVNDFLNYARPNKAKKENCVVKDIFEEAKFLLAQDLNGYEVEFFEDKKTSKIFVDPQHLKQIFLNLLKNSVEAMGGSGTIKLEIRGPNNLNFSDTGPGIPNEFQEKIFEPFFTKRKDGTGLGLAIVKSLVEENGGGIRLIQNINSGAKFEFSLSKPLS